In the genome of Bacillota bacterium, one region contains:
- a CDS encoding DUF4111 domain-containing protein produces the protein MVSGQNWESCDDDVKLFLLDLVEGLRSQLGSQLTGIYLHGSLAMGSYYRPKSDMDLIVVVKKPLGPELAEDLGVAVATHAIGRPSVGSIELSVITAEVAKKVPVPTPFEVHYSSQWHEQILRREIDYTKERTDSDLLSHLTYVLQRGICLFGKPIAEVFGAVGWEHFMASVLADCQWILEGDHILESPYYGVLNLCRVLQLCSEDSQRVYSKDEGGEWGLAHLPREYHPIIQQALAVYRSADAVTEEERATGGRDWDQEQLLAFSDYARWRLEGLMESCQGDGTG, from the coding sequence ATGGTGTCTGGACAAAATTGGGAAAGCTGTGATGACGATGTAAAGTTATTCCTGTTGGATCTAGTGGAAGGACTGAGGAGTCAACTAGGGAGCCAGCTGACTGGGATCTACCTTCATGGCTCCTTGGCCATGGGAAGTTACTACCGCCCCAAGAGCGATATGGATCTAATCGTGGTTGTTAAGAAACCCTTGGGACCTGAATTGGCTGAGGACCTAGGGGTTGCGGTTGCCACCCATGCAATTGGTAGGCCCAGCGTTGGAAGCATCGAGCTCAGTGTGATCACCGCAGAGGTGGCCAAGAAAGTGCCGGTGCCAACGCCCTTTGAGGTGCACTATAGTTCCCAGTGGCACGAGCAAATCCTGCGGCGAGAAATTGACTATACCAAAGAACGCACAGATTCGGATCTGCTATCCCACTTGACCTATGTCCTACAGCGGGGAATCTGCCTGTTTGGGAAGCCCATAGCAGAGGTCTTTGGAGCGGTGGGCTGGGAGCACTTCATGGCTTCTGTTCTGGCGGACTGTCAGTGGATTTTGGAGGGGGATCATATTCTGGAGTCACCCTACTACGGCGTCCTTAACCTTTGCCGTGTTTTGCAGCTATGCAGTGAAGATAGTCAGAGGGTATACAGCAAGGATGAAGGCGGCGAATGGGGGCTGGCACACTTGCCCCGGGAATACCATCCAATCATCCAGCAAGCCCTTGCGGTTTACCGCTCTGCAGATGCGGTAACGGAGGAAGAGAGAGCCACTGGGGGTAGGGATTGGGACCAGGAGCAACTTCTTGCCTTCAGTGACTATGCCCGTTGGCGGCTGGAAGGATTGATGGAATCCTGCCAAGGGGATGGGACAGGATGA